gagtgattgcctgtcactcgtgagagataggaaatatattacattattattatcacttggaaaatataaatggtggaaaggaaaaatggtgaccgggcagggatatagtttgggtattggtgggtgtaagaggttgtgtcgctgcggacgcggggcatagcttggttacactgatttctctatctgtgtcggttaaggaccagtcattgcataagacgctaggcaagtcacagactttttatcttgagcacatacttgggtatgggcgcttggaagacttgttgctctcttgtcgtggatctagctctttctagacgactgtcttggtggtttttgggttaggaggtccttgcaccgcactaagtctgggactcaggggcaggggcttggagtcccagtttcaacggggacctagacacccaggataggagggtgatgggttggtcctacttgtgcccggggtacaagcggggcatgtgtttttagggtacccagctaggggcattgattcgcgaatcaccggtgttccggtatgacttgtcttaactctagcaccatagtaagaactgaaagatgaaggatggaaaaaggaaatctgattgcttaccacctgcttgaaagtagtacatgtgcttacatagaatggttagttaatgaactaatgcactgataataaaaatcaaatataaggacacacatttagtaatgcttcctgcatatgcaataaacccacaagccagatagccttgtatatccttggagtcttttctttcctcctatcgggtaagtcttgcttagtataattgagtacttagggttttatttctccctgttgtaggtgataggtggatgctagagctgacccttttgtgttgattcctcctggtgggctcagagaggagtTCCTTTACGCTGTTgctggggacctaatactggggtacccaatgagatggagctaataaccatcaagcgTTGATGCTCCCGAGTAGGCAAGaacacaactacacttcttgccccgcgcctcgcccgacccctgagggttggactccgcctcgctcgatggctgaagggcaggctctgcctcactcgactgCTGAGGGCAAGCTTTACCTCGTCTGacagctaagggctggctccgcctcaatCGACATTccggggctggctctacctcgcccgacgtctacacCTTGCcccttcatgatgacaagcacagggtaAGACGAGATACTCTTTTCAActgcagtaccgaggaccatgccctgcgcaccttcGAGAAGGTACCGTTAGGATACGACGagacaggcgctttaagccctcccaGGCTTggcagagcccaaatagtgttgtaggcgtcgacttttgtcctacagtgttgtaggtgccgccatcagccctcgggcgtggatactaacatAGGCGTACGATAACCACTATAGTCTAGgagagaactcacatcatctatagtgatAGACGTATGGTCACCTCCTAGTCTACTCCTCGCATAATCATGGCTCGGCACCCTGACACACCTCACCGTCTACTAGGGGAGGAGGGGACGTGACCACTCGCTAAAATAAGGCCAGAGCCTagccctatcaggatcaatgAACGTGCTATCCCTAGCATGGTCTACCATGTCAGCAGCGTATGcttaagggaaaaggaagacccgatgCCTTCGAAGGACCCTCTCTACTtctagtttttcctctttctcccatctgtaacccctgctcccccttggtctataaaagggagggtaggacaccccactaaagggggatcaattccacacacaacacacagccaagcagctaCCGAGCttttggcatcctttcgacctttccattagagacttgggacctgtccctttctctatcatttgtaccccctactatgaacctttttcggtactaataacatgagcagcagcgaactggacatagggacattctgcctaaaccagtataaaccttatgtcctttagtacaccatctaagcctaacgcgcaacaaatataaatttactagctggtATTTGTttgaaacactgacagttggcgtgccaggtaggggcctttgcgcgttccaaatcagacctcggatggctaaccatgaCCTCAATGCACCCTGCCAGGGacacatcagtccaccaggcaccacaaggcgGCAGGCAGCGCACTGCAATCCCGATACATCAATGTCTTGGCCACAACCATGACGCACGTAGCACCCTCGACGCCTGTAGACGCACCTACAGCGACCCGAGAGAAGGAGCccaccgcggctatcatccctgTCATAGCGAATGTAACGGCAATGgcaaggaccgaagcccaagccctggcCTGCTAGGCCCTCTGGCCTCCATCCTCAATGCTACTTTCCCgctaaggtaccgaccacctaccaatatccctaagtactctagggagacaaaccccagactttagttcgaagactatcagcttgcctgtcaagccagtggtgcagataatgacaacttcattatccgcaaccttccatagTTCTTGGCCCATtcagcacgagcgtggttggaacacctgccatccaacacaatccagagttgggcggatttgaaggagatctttgtgggaaatttctagggcacatacaagcaccttAGGAaaccatgggacctcaagaactaccgatagaaggtcggtgagaccctccatgagtacatccgatgcttctcccgatagtgcaatgagctccctaacgtcgccgatgctgacgtgataggagccttcttgtccgggatgacctgtgagtccttggttcataagctaggacgcaggggcccatgaaccaccaaggaactcctagacatcgccaccaaccatgccttaggagaagaggtggtcggaATGATCTTCGAtcacctcgagggcaaggcaaggctggatgagggtgccagcgaaggcacctccaatcattctgccaaaaggaagaataaaaaGCAACAGTGCAAGGACTCGCTCGTGGTCGCtgttgaccgcaagggtggtcaaaagcccatggagggcactccaaaccacttcaaaaaactactcgaggggccatgcccgaaccacgcctttcctgttaagcatctgctcaaggactgtggccttatgcggtggttcttgtcttgaggctccaacaaaggggagtaggGGAAAGACCCTACCCCCACTATGGATGACACTGAGGAAAAGGACAACGGCTTTCCAATATCAGGTAGCTACCTTCTGATCTTTgaaggatcagcggcctacgactccaaatgtCGTTAGAAGGTCGTGCGCCGcaaagtctacatggcccaaccggccacacctcccttcctccggtggtcggagtctgccataaccttcgatctgaccgaccatccggataccatcccacacctagggagatatccgcttgtggtcgacccaatcgtcggcccaaagtgactcaccaaagtactaatggacggaggcagtggcctcaacatcatgtacgccaagacgctcaacgagatgggcgtcgatcgGACATGCCTCCACCCAACCCGAGCGCCTTTTCATGACATCGTACCCGGAAAGCAGACCATGCCACtcaggtaggtcgatctgcccattacctttagggatcagttcaattacaggactgagaccctcatctttgaggtggttggattccccggaaccttccacgccatcctgggacgtccatactacgcaaagttcatggccgtccccaactatacataccttgaCCTAAAGATGTCGGGctcccatggggtcatcaccgtcagcacctccttacagcgcgcctacgagtgcgaggtcgagtgctgtggtgACGCTACGGCAATCGTCGCCTTCGGGGAACTCGTCGATCTTaaggaggaggtcgtcgaagaagaGTCCGACGTGAAAAAGTCGACTGGGTCATTCAAATCGGTAGAGGGctccaagggggtcctcatagatcccagtaGCTCTGAGGataaaatggtacgcattggtaccacgctttcctccgaataggaaagcacgctcgtcgacttcctctacggcaacaaagacatcattgtgtggaaaccctcgaatatgccaggcatcccaaggGAGCTCGCTAAGCATACATTGaagatccatctaggctccaagccagtgaagcaacgcctatgtcgcttcgacgaggagaaacctagggccatcggcgaggagatagccaaactttcAGAGgacggattcatcaaggaagtataccacccagagtggatagctaatcctgttcttgtatgaaagaagagagGGAAATGAAGGATGTgcgttgactacatgggtctcaacaaggcatgcccaaaggatccgttccttttgccacgcatagaccaaatagtcgactctacctcagggtgtgaaaccctctgcttccttgatgcgtactccggctaccatcaaatcatgatgaaagagtctgaccagctcgtgagatctttcatcacccccttcggattgtTCTGCTATGTCTTGATGCCATTCGGTTTGAAGAACGCCAgggctacgtaccagcattgtatgctcaaatattttggggacctcatcaggcgaaccgttgaggcctacatggatgacatcgtggttaagTCTAAATGGGCTAACCATCtcgttgccgatcttgagcaaacctttgtgaaactccgagtgaatggcatcaaactcaatacCGAGAAATAtgttttcagggtcccaaggggcatgctgctcagcttcattgtctctgagcgtggcatcgaagccaacccagagaagatcttagccatcacaaggatgggcccgattcagaacataaaggggattTAGTGAATCATAGGGAGCCTCGCCGCCCTCTGtcgattcatctcatgcctcgacgaatgaggtctccccatttatcaactcttgaagaaagccgaccactttgagtggacattcgaggcctaggaggcacttgacatggtcaaactgcttctgacaaggcccccgatcctagttcctccaactgacagagaatccctcctgctatacacaGCGACCACCACACAAGTAGTCAGCGtcgccctagtggtagagcggggggaagaggggcacgccctcaaggtgcaacgccctgtgtacttcatcagtgaggtactatctaattctaagacccgctactcccaaatctagaagctcctatacgccgtcctcatccccaagaggaagctatgccactacttcaagtcacaccccatgacagtcgtgacgttgttccccctcggtgaggtcatccaaagccaAGGCGCCATGggaagaactgcaaagtgggcactcgagttgatggatcaaggcatcacgtatgcct
Above is a genomic segment from Miscanthus floridulus cultivar M001 chromosome 3, ASM1932011v1, whole genome shotgun sequence containing:
- the LOC136544072 gene encoding uncharacterized protein, giving the protein MSGSHGVITVSTSLQRAYECEVECCGDATAIVAFGELVDLKEEVVEEESDVKKSTGSFKSESTLVDFLYGNKDIIVWKPSNMPGIPRELAKHTLKIHLGSKPVKQRLCRFDEEKPRAIGEEIAKLSEDGFIKEVYHPEWIANPVLV